The Fusarium falciforme chromosome 8, complete sequence region TCAATGTGACTGACATCTCCACACTCCAGTTTCGTGGCCTCCCTCGCAGCTCCAGCAACATCTTGTCCATCAAATAACTCACTAATCTCCTCCAAAGAACGGCCCTTTGTCTCAGGAAGAAGGAACCAGTtcgcaacaacagcaacagccgTGATACAGCAGAAGAGAATGTAGTAGCGCCACCCAATCGCATCAAGTGCGATAGGGTTGACAAACGACAGGACCACAAGTGAGCCGTACACAATACCAAGCTCGAGACTCAATCCCTTGGACCGAATAGAGTACTGTAGAATCTCGGTGGGATAAGCAAAGACAAGAGGCGTGTATGCCAAGTCGTAGTGGAAAAAGTAGACAAAGATGAAGACAATAACTGCGACTCCCAGCCCGCTCGAGTTCTCAATAGTGAACCTGGCGGAGCAAATGGTCCAGATGACGAATGAAATGAGCATGCCAATACCGGACCAGTTCCAGAGGGTTCTTCTACCGAGACGGTCGACTAAGAATGCTgcgacgatggcggcgaCAAAGTTGAAGAGTTGGAGTAGACCGTTGATCAGAGTCTGGGTATCGGGGTCCTTGACTCCGACGGTGTCGAGAACGAGAGTGAGGTAGAAAGAGACGACGCTGTTACCCTGTTGCACATGTCAGCCTGAATTTACTTTACGAGATCGTCTGGTTACTTACAACCCACtgagagaagaagcccagtAAACAAGTGATCAAGGTTCGCTTCCTATTGCCAGGAGTTGCCACAAGGGCGGTCCACTTGACACCCTCGGCCGCCTTGTCAATCTCGAGAGCTCTGGTGATCTCATTCATCTCAAATGTGACAAGGGGGTGATCCTCGTCACCGCCAGTGTGGAATGTCGCGAGAGTAGCTCTGGCCTCTTGGCTTCTGTCGTTGGCAATAAGCCATCGAGGGGACTCGGGGAGCTTCCACCACTGCAGGATGCTTTAGTATCTTGTTCCGGATCGGAGTCAAGCTGTGGAACTTACAaacaggagctggaggatagGAAGACCACCTTGCAAGATAGAAGGGCCCCTCCACGCCCAAACACTGGCCGGCATGTGCTTTTGCAAGCCATATGTGCTCCAGGCAGCAATAATTGAACCAAAGTAGTAAAAAGTCCAAAAGAGCGCCGTGTAAATTCCACGATGAGTAGGGTAGCACAGCTCGGATATAAGCATCGGACTCGGCTGGATGATGGTAATCGCACCAACGCCCACCAGGACTCGTGAAGCTACAAACATGCCATAGTTGACCGCAGCAGCTTGGATAACCGAAGCGAGCGTGATGAcgacgccgccgaggagaagcgtcTTCTTTCGGCCGATCTTGTCGGAGAGCAGACCGCAGAGAGGCAGGGCGAGGATGGAACCGAAAGACTGGGCGGCGTTGACGAAGCCGAGAGTGTGGCCCTTGGGATTGTTGAAGTCGTTTTTCCATGATGGAAGTGCTTGGAGTCCGTTCATCAACGAACCTGGAGATATTAATGTTAGAACGGAATGAGTGTTGGTATAGGAGAGTTACCGTCAAAGCCAGCCACGGAGGAGGACATGAGTGGGATCAGGAGTAACAGATTGAGCTTCAGAAGATGCGGCACACGGTACCAAGGCTTAGAGTCCCGAGGAAGCACTTCTGCCAGAGCATGGCCCGAAGGCTCGTTGTTCTTCTTTAGACCCATTGCGTAGAGAAGTTGGCTGAAGCTTGGAGTGCTGAATGTTCGTCTGGTGGTCGCAGCAGAGTGTCTATTATATCTACAACATACATGCGGGGCTCCACTGCCGCTACCCCAGCTCCCCCAGGTTGGATTTTCGCATCATTCCGTCTGGTGAACGCGATTGTTGGTCTAGAACCTAGCTCAGTTGGTTCGAGGAGAGTCGGCAAGCAGTGAATTGAACTAGCATACTTCTCGGGGAGAGACGGCAAGCGTCCTCTGACACCCGACAGCCCAATAGGAGCTCTTGGATCGCCTTTCGTGATCCTAGCACCTTGGTGGATCTCTGTTCGGGGAGCGTCGGCAAGCAACACCATGCTAGGAGTTACACTAGGTACCAATGTTACAAGTCAAAGTGCTGAAGATTTGAGGCAAATGATTAAAATTCCTGTGGGGAGCCCCTCCCTTGACATGATTCCCTGGCTTTCAAGTCACAAGGTCTGGAAATCCTTTCGATAAAATGTGACCCCTTCCATCTCCCACCGCTTCGGACAGAACTAGCCCGAACCAACTACACCTTCTTTGAGCCTTCAGGCTGCATAGTCTACGCAAATAAAAGCACTTCTCAGTGGATGAGAGTATTATCTGGTAGCTTGTGGCAAGGTCTCGTTGACAACTCAACACATTTCCCTATTCGGACCCTCCGCTACGTCACACTATGGGCAGCCTGCATTTTACAACGCCGTCCCGGGAGAAACTTCTCCAAGACATGACTACTAGCGAGAAGATAGCCTTGCTATCGGGTAATATCCCTACTGCATTTGTACTCTTGTCCTCGCTAACAGACTAACAGGTGTTGACTTTTGGCACACGGCTAGCATCCCACGCCTCAACATCCCCAAGCTTCGCATGTCGGATGGCCCAAATGGCGTTCGGGGCACCAAGTTCTTTGACAGTGTTCCTGCAGCCTGTTTGCCTTGCGGGACAGCTTTGGGTGCGACGTGGAACAAAGAGCTAATGAAGGAGGCGGGAGACCTGATCGCTCGCGAGTGTCATGCCAAGAGTGCTCATGTCTGGCTGGGACCAACGGTCAACATCCAGAGGTACGTAACCGACGGCTATAACTCACGCTCGAAGGCCTTCTGACCAATTGCAATTGTAGAAGTCCTCTCGGCGGACGAGGATTCGAGTCCTTCTCTGAAGATCCCCTTCTGAACGGGATTATGGCCGGTGCCATAATCTCAAGCGTCCAAAAGGGCGGCATCGGATCATCTCTGAAGCACTTTGTGGCCAATGACATGGAACACGAGCGCACTCTCGTAGACTGCCGCATCAGTCAGCGTGCGCTGCGTGAAATCTATCTCCTCCCTTTTCAGTTGGCTATCCGGGATGCCAATCCCTGGGCCCTCATGACGGCGTACAACAGGGTCAACGGCTTCCACATGTGCGAGAACTCTGATATCCTACAAGATATCGTACGAAGAGAGTGGAACTATGATGGGTGCATCCTAAGTGACTGGTTTGGAACGTATTCGActgtcgaggccatcaatgCTGGCTTAGATCTCGAGATGCCAGGCCCAACGGAGTGGAGAGGCAAAAAGGTATCGACTGCCATGAGTGTGGGCAAGATAAGCAATGAGACCATCAACCAGAGGGCATCTTCTGTCTTGAAGCTTATCGAGAGGTGCTCAAAGTCGGGGATCCCAGAGTCGGGTCCCGAAATTTGTCTTGACTCTGCGAGTGACCGCGATGTCTTAAGGAGGTTGGGATCTGAAAGCATAGTTCTTCTCAAAAATGAGAGAAACATTCTACCTTTGAATGGCTGTAAGAGTGTAAGCATGTCAATTACTAATCATTCTTCGCTCGATGCTAATCAATACCTAGATTGCAGTCATTGGGCCCAACCTGAAGAAACCCTTCTTCTGTGGTGGAGGATCAGCATCGCTCCGGCCTTATCGTTCAGTATCCATCCTCGAGGGACTAAACGCCCAATTGGAAAAGCCAGTTCAATATGCCGAGGCCTGTCGAATCTACAACATGCTGCCAGTTCTGGGGGATCTAGTCCGAAGTCCAAAGAGCGGGAAACTCGGCCATTTCCTGATGAGCATCTACAGCTCACCACCATGGGAGGACAAGCACACCCCGCTGGAAACGTTCGAGCTTGATGACACAAACATTGTTCTCTACGACTATAGCAACCCTGCTACCCCTGACAACGTTCTCTTTGCCACTATCGAAGCCGACTTTGTGGTTGAGCAAGCCGAGACATATGCATTTGGCCTCACGGTTGCCGGTACCGCCAAGTTATACCTCGATGATAAACTCATTGTCGACAACGCAGAGAAGCAAACCAGAGGAGAAAGCTTTTTTGGGTCAGGTAGTGTGGAAGAGATCGGCTATACTAAACTCGAGGCCGGCAAGGTGTACCGTCTTAAAGTGGATTTCGGCAGCGCTGCAACCTCCAATCTCAACAAAGCCGGAGCACCAGTCtttggagctggaggtgTACGTATTGGCTGTGCCCCTTGCGCAGAGCAAGGATCGGATCTCGACAATGCCGTGGAGCTGGCAAAGACGGTGGATCAAGTCGTGTTATCCGTTGGCTTGGGCCCTGAGTGGGAGTCGGAGGGTTCAGACCGTACTGAACTTGGACTCCCTGGACGACAGGCCGAGTTGATATCAAGAGTATGCGCCGTCAACAAAAACGTTGTCGTCGTTATCCAATCCGGTACTCCTGTCTCGGGACCATGGAACGAAGTTCCCGCTGTGCTGCAGACGTGGTACGGCGGCAACGAGAGCGGCCACAGCATCGCCGATGTTCTCCTAGGCAAAACGAGTCCATCCGGGAAGCTACCCCTTTCGTGGCCAATGCACATCGAGGATACGCCTGCTTTCCTTAGCTACAGGTCCGAGGCCGGAAGATGCTACTACACCGAGGATATCCACGTTGGCTACCGCTTCTATGAAAAGACCAAGCGACCCGTTCAATGGCCGTTTGGGCACGGCCTCTCGTATGCTTCCTTCGAGTTGGATCACTTGACAGTTACCTTGGATGGTTCTGGCCTTGATAGTCAGCTACACATCTCAGTTGCAGTAACCAACACTTCCGTCATAGACGGCAGCGAGACCTGTCAGGCCTATGTGAAGCGGATCAGTGAGTCCAAGGTTTCACGACCCATCAAAGAACTAAAGGGATTCACCAAGGCCTTTGTTCCGGCTGGAGAGACAAAGTTGGCTTACATCACCATCCCTCTCAAGTATGCCACGAGTATCTGGGATGAGACGTCGGGTGCTTGGCTGATGGAGAGCGGGAGCTTTGAGGTGTTGGTTGGGAATAGCAGCGCATTTACACCGCTGTCAAGTCTTTTTCATGTAGCTTCCTCTTTGGAGTGGAAAGGCATATGAGAACTGTAGTTATATAGGACATTGATGAATAGGTAGATAAATCCGAGAAAGCCCACGTGTAAGAGGGAGAAGCTCTGATGGCCTGTGGTGATAGCGGATGAGCACTAACATTACAGCGGCCCCACTATGCAGCTCCCACCGGGATTCGCAAACCCAACCGGACCAACCTCCAATTCCGAGATCACCACTTTTTTTAaaccaccatcttcagctTCGCACTCTCCTTCGAAGCCAATTGCTACCTCGCATGGCCAATCACGGCCCAGAGCTCCCCCGAGGAATATAATGGAATGACTACGGCAGCCACAGTCTTTCACCATGCCCCTCggcccatctccatcgccgAGTTTAGAGATGCCGTCGAAGCTGTGTGCCGGCCGCGATTCCCCGCGGCTCGGTCTGCCAGGCCTCAGCGCGTAGGTATGTTGCTCCAGGACGTCTAATTGAGTAACTGTACTAATTTATGGGTTAGTACTGGCCATCAGCGGAGGGGTTGATTCCATGGCCCTGGCCTTTCTCACTTCCCGCATGCTCCAGACCTTCCGCCACGCAAAGATCGCCGACAATCCCGCCCACGGCGCCCTTGCCGTCGTCATTGATCACAGACTGCGCGACGAGAGCACCGAAGAGGCTATACAGGTCGCAAAGGAGCTGAGGAAGCTCGACCTCAAAACTACCGTCACGGCACTCGCCTGGAAGGAGGAGAAACGCAACGGCCTTGATCCTCGCAAGCTCCCGAACCTCGAGGGACTCGCTCGAACGTATCGATACCGCGCTCTCGGGAACCACTGCAACTACCTGGGCGCTACGAGCCTCTTCTTTGCGCATCATCGAGACGACCAATACGAGACGGTTCTGATGCGATTGCTTGGAGGACATGGATATCGAGGGCTGCAGGGGATACGGGAGGCAAACTCGATCCCCGAGTGTTACGACATGCACGGCGTATACAAGAGCGGCCTGATCGATGACCAACGCCAGGAGTACCCCTTTCTCAGTTTTAAGCCGCCTATACGGGAAATGAAGCGCCTGCGATCCATCTTTCGAGAcgagaagatggccgagcCACGGAACGGCCTCAAACGCTTTGGTGGAACAGAACTTGTTGACCGATATCCGGGGCACAATCCCATGGAAAAGGAACCTAGCGAGCCCTATCTCAAGCCGCTGGAGATCGAAGATGGCGGGGTCATGATCTACAGGCCGCTCCTTGAGTTTGACAAGGATAGGCTCATCGCCACCTGTGAGGCAAACAAGATCCCCTGGGTCGAGGACCGGACCAACAAGGACCCTACTCTGACGACACGGAATGCCATCAGGTACCTGGTCCGGAATCATGAGCTCCCGAAAGCTCTGCAGAAGCCCGCCATCCTGGCCTTGGCCGAACGGGCAAAGCGAAGGACAAAGtttgaagaagctgaagcgcATCGCTATCTGGTGCGAgaagccatcatcaaagATTTCGATCCGAATGCGGGAACCTTGTTGATCCAGTTTCCCAACTCGCGCCCCTTCAAGGGACGGCGCAAGAGGCGCTCATTGAATCCAGACAATGAGCTTCGAAAGGAGCACCGGAGACTCATCATGGCTATTGCAGTTCGGAAGCTGATAGACTTTGTCACTCCCGAGTATCATTTGCCGCCTTTggccaacctcgacaacgTCGTGAATCGACTTATCCCTGATCTGGCCCCCAACCGGGGCCCATCTCCTCCAAAAGCCTTTGCCATGTCCGGTGTCTTGTTTGATCCGATAGCACAAGGAAACGCGGTCAAGTGGTTCCTCTCTCGAGCTCCTTACACATCCAATCAACCTCTACCTATGGCGAAGCTGTTCGGGGTTCTGGACCATCGTGTTCGCTTTGAtaaggaggaggccaaggagatcgCCGAGGCCAACCCTGGGTCCCGCATCATGGGCTGGAAGAGATCCAAGATGTTTGACGGCCGCTACTGGGTTCGGATTGGATACAACAATCGCCCTGTATTCCTGGTGCAGCCCTACCGAGCAGAGTATGCCAAGGCTTTCCGTAAGGCGCTACCCCCCATGCGGAGGGCTCGGCTTGAAAAGCTGCTTAAGCACTACGCACCGGGCAAGGTCCGATATTCCTTGCCGGCTCTATACGGCGTGGAACGCGAGAGAGATCACTACTCGCAGCATGTGACAACTACGTTGACGCTACTGGCGCTACCATCGCTGGGCATCCATATACCCGGCCTGGAGCGGTGGGTCAAGTATGAAGTTCGGTACAGAAATGTCGACAAGACCCTGCTGGGACATCACCCGAGGGGAGAGAGGACGTCCCATGTGTATTACCGGCCGCTGTTTGGGCCGGTGCGGCGACAGAGATTGAGGCTGATGGGCAAGCATGGACCTCGGCGATGAGCATGTACAGCATGTATGACTATGTAGCATATGGACACTAGGATACCCTCGGTTTGTAGATTATGCATGGATTTGAGACCAAGCAGTGACTGGTGAGGTGCATGTGGAATGCGTCAGAGAGTCAGTTGGGGTGGACAGAAGACGTCACTTGACAGGGCAGACGGAGGGACGTGTGACTGAGACAAGAAGATGTTTTGTTTCTTCGCCCCAGGATAACTCATCTGTGATAGACCAGCCCTACTGTAACGCCAATCTACCAACCCAAGCGAACCAAAGCCCCATCACGACTGCACTTTCTCAGGGCTGTCAACCCTCACCGAATGATTGGATCAAAGTTCCCGTCGTCTTCCAAAACACCACGAAAAATACGATTCAAAAATACCAAGGATACGATTTAAAAAATAGCATCAACACTCAGTGCGTGACTCACCCCTCGTAATGACTCGTTTAATTCGCTGGCTCCAATCGGCTTGCCGTCCATGCTCCGCTTTGAGTCATCTCGTGACAACGTCAAGAGTCGAGCTTCTGCTTGACGTCTGAAACTAATAAACTTGATCCTTGAATGGCATTGGTCCAAGGTAAGAAAACCGTCTGTGTGGTTGGGCTAGGTAGTGAGGCGAAGCTCAATCCAGCCTGCTGTTTGGGCAGCGGTCCATGTAAGCCCGTGAATGAGGCGAGGGTAGCCCTATGAACCACGGTGACGACACATGATCGCTTGGGAGAGGGaaaatttcttatataaataataaaatgaGATAGATGTTCTTCTGTTTCAGAAAATCAAGCTCTGTCTTCATTATTTGATTGTGTTTCATTTCTCTTTCCAAGTCAGCATGATTCCCAAGCCCCGTGTCAGTTCCTCCGTCTCGGCCGAATAAATAAGCAAAGACCGGCCAAGGAAGAATTCATTAGCCCTCTCTTACTGCTGCCtagtccttctccttttctcttgtcctttcttcttcctccctttTCCCCACCGAACGTAACAAGGCCTGCGACTTCCGTCACCCCGAGAGCCTCCCCGTCCATACCCAATAGCCAGACTCGTTATGAAATATCGCTGATATACTTAAACCGAAACCTTCACCATTTAACATAATCTTTGGATGATACCATGAATCATTCTGTCCTTCCCATGCTCTCTCCATGTATCCCGGATTACCGGGCACTAACCTTGGTAGATCCCCTCGACCGAATGAAATGCCAGCCAGACCACGGGGACCCCCAGGATGAATGCGACGAATCGATGAAATGATGAAACGTAAACGAGAATCATGCCTTGATTGAAAGCCATAACGTGATGAGTTACCGGGCAACGACCCCCGGTTCCGAGACCGAAAGCCGGCCGAGACGGAACTCCACCGGACGGAGAATAAGTGGGCATCGGCCCGGATCGACGACGGACCATTGACGTGAAACGTATAAGAGACACCGAGAAGGCTACCGGTAATATCCCTGCGGACCGCGATCTCGACCGgaccgatgatgacgacgatgcgaACGACCGACCTCGGCTTCCACCACAACCTCTTCCTGTTGACCTGGTCGCCAACCAGCAGGATAGAGATTTGGAATCTGCGGAACCTCATGAAACCTCTTTGCCCACTGGAACACATCCTCAGAGATCAACCCGTGTTGATGAACATGATcgagaaagaaaaagtcAGGCCGCATCTGCTCCCTCGAACAGCCATTACGAAAATGCCAAGCGATATGGCTCATGCGCTCCCGAAAGCACACCTCGCGATCCTCATGACTCTTCGAAACGGCCTTGAAGCGCGGTACGTCGTTGCAGAACCAGCACATGCTGACCCGGGGAAGGATGTTGTTCAGGTGGTGGTCGACAATGTGCGAGATCCAgctctcctcatcgtcaggGTCAAAGAGGGCGTCACATGCTTGGAAGCCAACGAACTCGCAGACGAGGAGGGACGCCGTGGGTAGGGATGGACGTTGACGatgtggtggaggaggaccgtgagggggaggggctGTGGAGATGGAGGTGTTGGTTTGGAAGCAAGACGACATGTATGTTGAATTGCTCCTGATGGACCTGTTGAAGCTGCGGGGAGAGGATATGGCAGTGGCTTGATCCGAGAGCATCAGGCTGGGAGGATAATGGCTTGCGGGGACGACAGGGAAGGCATCTCGTATGAGTTGCATACCCTTCTGGGCGTTGAATTCACCGAGGAAGTCATTCACATCGGCGCAGAGGTCAGAAGCAACCATGttggagagaagaaaaggggCAACAACAAGAATTCGAGGTATGTCGTTCGTCTCACGATGATGAATGACAGCAAGTGCAGGCACACGGAAGCGGTACCCGAGTGAAGCAGACCAGCTGCGATACCAACAAGACAA contains the following coding sequences:
- a CDS encoding PA14 domain-containing protein, whose amino-acid sequence is MGSLHFTTPSREKLLQDMTTSEKIALLSGVDFWHTASIPRLNIPKLRMSDGPNGVRGTKFFDSVPAACLPCGTALGATWNKELMKEAGDLIARECHAKSAHVWLGPTVNIQRSPLGGRGFESFSEDPLLNGIMAGAIISSVQKGGIGSSLKHFVANDMEHERTLVDCRISQRALREIYLLPFQLAIRDANPWALMTAYNRVNGFHMCENSDILQDIVRREWNYDGCILSDWFGTYSTVEAINAGLDLEMPGPTEWRGKKVSTAMSVGKISNETINQRASSVLKLIERCSKSGIPESGPEICLDSASDRDVLRRLGSESIVLLKNERNILPLNGCKSIAVIGPNLKKPFFCGGGSASLRPYRSVSILEGLNAQLEKPVQYAEACRIYNMLPVLGDLVRSPKSGKLGHFLMSIYSSPPWEDKHTPLETFELDDTNIVLYDYSNPATPDNVLFATIEADFVVEQAETYAFGLTVAGTAKLYLDDKLIVDNAEKQTRGESFFGSGSVEEIGYTKLEAGKVYRLKVDFGSAATSNLNKAGAPVFGAGGVRIGCAPCAEQGSDLDNAVELAKTVDQVVLSVGLGPEWESEGSDRTELGLPGRQAELISRVCAVNKNVVVVIQSGTPVSGPWNEVPAVLQTWYGGNESGHSIADVLLGKTSPSGKLPLSWPMHIEDTPAFLSYRSEAGRCYYTEDIHVGYRFYEKTKRPVQWPFGHGLSYASFELDHLTVTLDGSGLDSQLHISVAVTNTSVIDGSETCQAYVKRISESKVSRPIKELKGFTKAFVPAGETKLAYITIPLKYATSIWDETSGAWLMESGSFEVFALSFEANCYLAWPITAQSSPEEYNGMTTAATVFHHAPRPISIAEFRDAVEAVCRPRFPAARSARPQRVVLAISGGVDSMALAFLTSRMLQTFRHAKIADNPAHGALAVVIDHRLRDESTEEAIQVAKELRKLDLKTTVTALAWKEEKRNGLDPRKLPNLEGLARTYRYRALGNHCNYLGATSLFFAHHRDDQYETVLMRLLGGHGYRGLQGIREANSIPECYDMHGVYKSGLIDDQRQEYPFLSFKPPIREMKRLRSIFRDEKMAEPRNGLKRFGGTELVDRYPGHNPMEKEPSEPYLKPLEIEDGGVMIYRPLLEFDKDRLIATCEANKIPWVEDRTNKDPTLTTRNAIRYLVRNHELPKALQKPAILALAERAKRRTKFEEAEAHRYLVREAIIKDFDPNAGTLLIQFPNSRPFKGRRKRRSLNPDNELRKEHRRLIMAIAVRKLIDFVTPEYHLPPLANLDNVVNRLIPDLAPNRGPSPPKAFAMSGVLFDPIAQGNAVKWFLSRAPYTSNQPLPMAKLFGVLDHRVRFDKEEAKEIAEANPGSRIMGWKRSKMFDGRYWVRIGYNNRPVFLVQPYRAEYAKAFRKALPPMRRARLEKLLKHYAPGKVRYSLPALYGVERERDHYSQHVTTTLTLLALPSLGIHIPGLERWVKYEVRYRNVDKTLLGHHPRGERTSHVYYRPLFGPVRRQRLRLMGKHGPRR